The proteins below come from a single Alkalinema sp. FACHB-956 genomic window:
- a CDS encoding glucokinase, whose amino-acid sequence MTLLLAGDIGGTKTILRLVDLVSDADWKTVYEMRYLSGEYPDLVPMVTAFLDRAQAEVGKPEAGKPEAGNSLSPAKACFAIAGPVVNNTSKLTNLGWLLAADRLSEELKIPKVSLINDFAAVGYGVLGLQDQDLCTLQVGESESTAPIAVIGAGTGLGQGFLIHSATGYQVFSSEGGHVDFAPRSEIEYQLSRYLLDKFNIDRLSVERVVSGQGIVSIYQFLRDRNYATETPEIAAAIRQWEAEAGQSEKTVDPGSIIGAAALAGSDRLCQQALQLFVEAYGSEAGNLALKLLPYGGLYIAGGIAAKILPLMQSGPFLQAFAHKGRMSPLLERIPVHVVLNPQVGLIGAALCAARL is encoded by the coding sequence ATGACTCTCCTGTTGGCTGGCGATATTGGCGGAACAAAAACCATTCTGCGACTGGTGGATTTGGTCTCCGATGCAGACTGGAAAACCGTTTATGAAATGCGCTATCTCAGTGGAGAATATCCCGACCTCGTGCCCATGGTGACGGCATTTTTAGACAGGGCGCAAGCAGAGGTAGGGAAACCAGAGGCGGGGAAACCAGAGGCGGGGAACTCTTTATCTCCAGCAAAAGCCTGTTTTGCGATCGCGGGGCCTGTGGTCAACAACACCTCTAAACTGACGAATCTGGGCTGGTTATTGGCAGCCGATCGCCTCTCTGAGGAACTGAAGATTCCCAAGGTGTCGCTGATTAATGACTTTGCCGCCGTCGGGTATGGCGTGTTGGGGCTCCAGGATCAGGACTTGTGCACTTTGCAGGTGGGGGAATCGGAAAGTACAGCGCCGATCGCGGTGATTGGGGCCGGGACGGGCTTAGGACAAGGGTTTCTAATTCATAGCGCCACGGGATATCAGGTCTTTAGCTCGGAAGGCGGCCATGTGGATTTTGCGCCACGGAGTGAGATCGAATATCAACTATCGCGCTATCTATTAGACAAGTTCAATATCGATCGCCTGTCCGTGGAGCGGGTGGTGTCAGGCCAAGGCATCGTGTCGATCTATCAATTTCTGCGCGATCGTAACTATGCCACCGAAACGCCGGAAATAGCTGCAGCCATTCGTCAGTGGGAAGCAGAAGCAGGGCAGTCTGAAAAAACAGTGGATCCCGGCAGCATCATTGGGGCTGCTGCCCTAGCAGGTAGCGATCGATTATGTCAGCAAGCCTTGCAACTGTTTGTGGAAGCCTACGGTTCCGAGGCAGGCAATTTAGCGTTGAAACTGTTGCCCTATGGCGGCTTGTACATTGCCGGGGGGATTGCTGCAAAAATCTTACCCCTGATGCAGTCTGGCCCATTTCTGCAAGCGTTTGCCCACAAAGGGCGCATGAGTCCATTACTGGAGAGAATTCCGGTGCATGTGGTACTCAATCCCCAGGTGGGTTTGATTGGCGCGGCTTTGTGTGCAGCGCGGCTGTAG
- a CDS encoding folate/biopterin family MFS transporter codes for MQGTVQKVQSTVQTKLFFGHEPSPELLAILLVYFVQGILGLARLAVSFFLKDELALGPAEVSSLLGIVSIPWMVKPLFGFISDGLPILGYRRRPYLILSGILGVASWVSLATLVHSGWSATLAIALGSLSIAMSDVIVDSLVVERARAESQSAAGSLQSLCWGASAVGGLLTAYFSGSLLQQFSTQTVFLITATFPLIVSAVAWLIAETPLDEKPNWAVITQQFGQLKQAISQRSIFLPTLFLFLWQATPTGESAFFYFTTNELGFEPEFLGRVRLVTSFASIAGIWIFQRFLKKISFRVIFGWSTVIASVLGLSALILVTHLNRELGISDRWFSLGDSLILTVMGQIAFMPVLVLAARLCPPGVEATLFALLMSVVNLAGFVSYQGGAFMMRWLNVTDHNFEQLGLLILITNLMSLLPLPLLGWLPSAAELPTGDEEVPVAIELDSSASKHLGQPFLPDVMAERVVDRVTVKPASTATNPQQ; via the coding sequence ATGCAAGGCACCGTTCAAAAAGTGCAAAGCACCGTGCAGACAAAGTTGTTTTTTGGCCATGAGCCATCGCCGGAATTGCTGGCGATCCTATTGGTCTATTTTGTCCAAGGCATTTTGGGGTTGGCTCGTCTGGCCGTCAGCTTTTTCCTGAAAGATGAGCTAGCACTAGGCCCTGCGGAAGTTTCTTCATTGCTGGGGATCGTTTCGATTCCTTGGATGGTTAAGCCCCTGTTTGGTTTTATTTCCGATGGCTTACCGATTCTGGGATATCGTCGTCGCCCCTACCTGATTCTTTCCGGTATTTTAGGGGTTGCGTCTTGGGTTTCTCTGGCCACCTTGGTACACAGTGGCTGGTCTGCGACGTTAGCGATCGCCCTGGGCTCGCTGTCGATCGCCATGAGCGATGTGATTGTCGATTCGTTGGTGGTTGAGCGGGCACGGGCAGAGTCCCAAAGCGCAGCGGGTTCCTTGCAGTCCCTCTGCTGGGGCGCTTCAGCAGTCGGTGGTCTTCTGACCGCTTACTTTAGTGGATCCTTGCTACAACAGTTCAGTACCCAGACCGTTTTTTTAATTACGGCGACGTTTCCCTTGATTGTTTCTGCTGTCGCCTGGTTAATCGCAGAAACTCCACTGGATGAAAAGCCAAACTGGGCTGTCATTACCCAACAGTTTGGGCAACTGAAGCAAGCCATTTCCCAAAGAAGTATTTTCTTGCCCACCCTCTTTCTGTTTCTCTGGCAAGCTACACCCACTGGGGAATCTGCATTTTTCTACTTCACCACCAATGAATTGGGATTTGAGCCGGAATTCTTAGGGCGAGTGCGGTTGGTCACTAGTTTCGCTTCGATCGCGGGCATTTGGATCTTTCAGCGATTTTTGAAGAAAATTTCCTTCCGCGTCATTTTTGGCTGGTCTACGGTGATTGCGTCGGTGCTGGGCCTATCGGCGCTGATTTTAGTCACGCACCTCAATCGGGAACTGGGGATTAGCGATCGCTGGTTCAGCTTGGGCGATAGTTTGATCTTGACCGTCATGGGTCAAATTGCCTTCATGCCTGTCCTGGTACTGGCGGCGCGCTTGTGTCCCCCCGGTGTGGAAGCCACTTTGTTTGCGTTGCTCATGTCTGTGGTGAATTTGGCTGGCTTTGTTTCCTACCAAGGTGGCGCATTCATGATGCGCTGGCTCAACGTCACCGATCACAACTTTGAGCAGTTAGGGCTGTTGATTTTAATCACCAACCTGATGAGTTTACTGCCCCTACCTCTGTTAGGCTGGCTACCCTCAGCAGCGGAACTGCCCACGGGAGATGAAGAAGTTCCAGTGGCGATCGAACTCGATAGTTCCGCCTCCAAACATCTGGGTCAGCCATTTTTGCCGGATGTCATGGCGGAACGAGTGGTTGATCGGGTAACGGTTAAACCCGCTAGCACTGCAACCAATCCTCAGCAATAA
- a CDS encoding GNAT family N-acetyltransferase yields the protein MMRAFRQTTNLSIRPLHYRDVDTVDRLMQEHDEMDSAASMVREQAISLSRWYGLLKFLSWFPNPLRHALSAYVAEVEQRVKGVIKVSPFNHAGTTWRVDRVAMESTIVQSSDRAASDTVPKSSAVEEGTPAVSTNAVLTRNEVGSLLLRYCFETILQARTWILELDVNDESGLSLYRHNGFQPVAQVTYWQISAEQLQELADREPDLPNLLPVSNADAHLLYQLDNMAMPPLVRQVFDRHPQDFKTSLLGSVVRLVQQWVTNTEAVSGYVFEPQRKVAIAYFQLQLCRDGSRPHTAQLTVHPAYTWLYPEVMAQMARIVQEVPSQSLEILSADYHPEREAYLERIGAERIAHTLLMSRSVWHKLRETRQAPALEGLQLADVIPGLQPVRKPVPGRITIESKRPNHWSVKEHRSAKDASTTAESQTQDFFPPHDHGDPCC from the coding sequence ATGATGCGAGCTTTTCGGCAGACGACAAACCTGTCCATTCGTCCCCTGCACTACCGTGACGTGGATACCGTCGATCGGTTGATGCAGGAACACGACGAGATGGATTCTGCTGCATCCATGGTGCGGGAGCAAGCGATTTCCTTGAGTCGCTGGTATGGTTTACTCAAGTTTCTCAGTTGGTTTCCCAATCCGCTGCGCCATGCACTCTCTGCCTATGTAGCAGAGGTGGAACAACGGGTCAAAGGCGTGATTAAAGTGTCGCCCTTCAACCATGCAGGAACCACTTGGCGAGTCGATCGGGTGGCAATGGAGTCCACGATCGTCCAGTCCAGCGATCGTGCGGCCTCTGACACCGTTCCCAAAAGTAGTGCTGTGGAGGAGGGAACCCCTGCTGTCTCCACCAATGCGGTACTGACCCGGAATGAAGTGGGTTCCCTGCTGCTGCGCTATTGCTTTGAGACAATTCTGCAAGCGCGGACTTGGATTTTAGAATTGGATGTCAATGATGAATCCGGGCTAAGTCTCTATCGTCACAATGGCTTTCAGCCCGTCGCCCAGGTGACCTATTGGCAAATTTCCGCTGAGCAACTTCAAGAATTGGCAGACCGAGAACCGGACTTGCCTAACCTTTTGCCAGTGAGCAATGCCGATGCCCATTTGCTCTACCAGCTAGACAATATGGCGATGCCACCGTTGGTACGCCAGGTGTTTGATCGCCATCCCCAGGATTTTAAAACGAGCCTGCTGGGTTCAGTAGTGCGCTTGGTTCAGCAATGGGTGACCAATACCGAAGCAGTGAGCGGCTATGTCTTTGAACCCCAGCGTAAGGTTGCGATCGCCTACTTCCAACTGCAACTCTGCCGCGATGGCTCCCGTCCTCACACGGCACAGCTAACGGTGCATCCGGCCTATACTTGGCTCTACCCCGAAGTCATGGCTCAAATGGCGCGGATTGTCCAAGAGGTGCCCTCGCAAAGCCTAGAGATTCTATCGGCGGATTACCACCCGGAACGCGAAGCCTACTTAGAACGCATTGGTGCGGAGCGGATTGCCCACACCTTGCTCATGTCCCGATCGGTCTGGCATAAACTCCGGGAAACTCGTCAGGCCCCAGCGCTGGAAGGACTGCAACTGGCGGATGTCATTCCGGGGTTACAACCCGTTCGTAAACCGGTTCCTGGACGCATCACGATCGAATCGAAGCGCCCCAACCATTGGTCCGTCAAGGAACATCGTTCTGCCAAAGACGCTTCCACAACCGCTGAGAGTCAAACCCAAGACTTTTTCCCGCCCCATGATCACGGCGATCCCTGCTGCTAG
- a CDS encoding lipid-A-disaccharide synthase, protein MQHQIRPHPPEASGNEPIGGPWDILILSNGPGELSTWVRPVVKALRSQLGPDRQQVRISVVLSPCPNASGREAEIAQSYPEVDRVQAAEHFFPFLLWGKTVESWDWRDRGVIIFLGGDQLFPVLLAKRLGYRTVVYAEWEVRWVQWIDRFAVMQSNVIEALKPVDRQKCVVVGDLMSDVEAIDRPICPTTQPMIGLLPGSKAAKLSQGVPLMCAIAEWVAAVYPQARFVLPMAPSLDLTTLAKYADPTQNPIAALVDGVGATLILPQEAGSEGIPAQTPRVTPYSKQVTPYLKTEQGVEIELWTDGDDGPYTPHHGLLRQCDLCVTTVGANTAELGALGIPMIVMLPTNQLDAMRSWDGILGLLANLPGVGTLFAKLINTMVLKRLGLLAWPNIWAKREIVPEMVGHLTPQMVADRVLTYIAHPEQLQAMREALRQVRGEPGAATKVAQIVQEEMAQSNH, encoded by the coding sequence ATGCAACATCAGATTCGTCCCCATCCCCCAGAGGCTTCTGGCAATGAACCGATCGGCGGCCCTTGGGATATCTTAATTTTGTCCAATGGACCAGGGGAATTAAGTACTTGGGTCAGACCTGTCGTGAAAGCGCTGCGATCGCAATTGGGGCCCGATCGCCAGCAAGTTCGCATTTCTGTTGTCCTCTCCCCCTGTCCCAATGCCAGTGGTCGGGAGGCGGAGATTGCCCAAAGTTATCCTGAGGTCGATCGGGTGCAGGCAGCTGAGCATTTTTTTCCGTTTCTGCTCTGGGGCAAAACGGTGGAGTCTTGGGATTGGCGCGATCGCGGCGTCATTATTTTTCTGGGAGGCGATCAACTCTTCCCGGTTCTGCTGGCTAAACGCTTGGGGTATCGCACGGTCGTCTATGCCGAATGGGAAGTGCGCTGGGTGCAATGGATCGATCGCTTTGCAGTGATGCAGTCTAATGTGATCGAGGCTTTAAAACCCGTCGATCGGCAGAAATGTGTTGTTGTGGGCGATCTGATGAGTGATGTAGAAGCGATCGATCGCCCCATCTGCCCTACGACTCAGCCTATGATTGGACTGTTGCCCGGATCCAAAGCCGCTAAATTGAGTCAAGGGGTTCCCTTGATGTGCGCGATCGCGGAATGGGTCGCGGCAGTTTATCCCCAGGCGCGCTTTGTCCTTCCCATGGCTCCCTCGTTGGATTTAACCACCTTGGCCAAGTATGCTGATCCTACCCAAAACCCTATTGCAGCCCTGGTGGATGGCGTGGGTGCGACGTTAATTCTGCCGCAGGAGGCTGGCTCAGAGGGGATTCCAGCTCAAACGCCTCGGGTAACACCTTATTCAAAACAGGTAACACCTTATTTAAAAACGGAGCAAGGTGTAGAAATTGAACTGTGGACGGACGGAGATGATGGACCCTACACGCCCCACCATGGGCTGCTGCGGCAATGTGATCTCTGCGTGACGACCGTGGGTGCTAATACCGCAGAACTAGGAGCCTTGGGGATTCCGATGATTGTCATGCTGCCCACCAATCAACTGGATGCAATGCGATCGTGGGATGGGATATTAGGGCTCTTGGCAAACTTGCCGGGGGTGGGCACCTTGTTTGCCAAACTGATTAACACGATGGTGCTCAAGCGATTGGGGTTATTGGCTTGGCCGAATATCTGGGCAAAGCGAGAAATTGTGCCGGAAATGGTGGGACATTTGACGCCTCAAATGGTCGCCGATCGCGTTTTGACCTACATCGCTCATCCTGAACAACTACAAGCCATGCGCGAAGCCCTGCGCCAAGTCCGGGGAGAACCGGGCGCTGCCACCAAGGTTGCCCAGATCGTCCAAGAAGAGATGGCCCAGAGCAATCACTAG
- the pdxH gene encoding pyridoxamine 5'-phosphate oxidase yields MDRAISDLRKDYTLQALNETDVSPNPFEQFRTWFDQALAAQLPEPNAMTIATATPDGIPSARIVLLKGFDERGFVFFTNYNSHKGQELQANPQAAIVFLWRELERQVRIQGTVEKVDASESDAYFHSRPLGSRLGAWASEQSAVIPDRAVLEQKLAHLEATYPDGEIPRPDHWGGFRVKPKVIEFWQGRSSRLHDRLRYQHIEGHWHIDRLAP; encoded by the coding sequence ATGGATCGCGCAATTTCTGATCTTCGTAAAGACTACACACTCCAAGCGCTCAATGAAACTGATGTGAGCCCGAACCCCTTTGAGCAATTTCGCACTTGGTTTGATCAGGCTCTCGCAGCCCAGTTGCCGGAACCTAACGCCATGACGATCGCCACTGCCACTCCCGATGGCATTCCTTCTGCGCGTATTGTGCTGCTTAAGGGCTTTGATGAGCGGGGATTCGTCTTTTTCACGAATTACAACAGCCACAAAGGTCAGGAACTTCAAGCCAATCCCCAGGCGGCGATCGTCTTTCTTTGGCGAGAGCTAGAACGACAAGTTCGGATTCAGGGAACGGTGGAAAAAGTGGATGCATCGGAATCGGATGCCTATTTCCACAGCCGCCCCCTAGGCAGTCGCTTGGGCGCTTGGGCCTCGGAGCAGAGCGCGGTCATTCCCGATCGGGCAGTCCTAGAACAGAAACTCGCTCACTTAGAAGCCACCTATCCCGATGGTGAAATTCCCCGACCCGACCATTGGGGCGGCTTTCGCGTGAAACCTAAAGTGATCGAATTTTGGCAAGGGCGATCGAGTCGTCTCCACGATCGCCTGCGCTATCAACACATAGAAGGCCATTGGCACATCGATCGTCTGGCTCCCTAA
- the ruvX gene encoding Holliday junction resolvase RuvX gives MERLSALALDVGKKRIGVAGCDGLGLGATGLMTIERKSFDYVVSVLQPLVQERSVQVLVIGLPYQMDGTIGAQAKQTQKFAKALSKALNLPIEWVDERLTSFAAEQLLQAENIQPSRNKGLIDRKAAALILQDWLEARRRESSG, from the coding sequence GTGGAGAGACTGTCTGCCCTCGCGTTGGATGTGGGGAAAAAGCGGATTGGGGTTGCAGGCTGTGATGGCTTGGGACTGGGTGCAACGGGGTTAATGACGATCGAGCGGAAGTCCTTTGACTATGTGGTCAGCGTTTTGCAACCTCTGGTGCAGGAGCGATCGGTGCAAGTCTTAGTCATTGGCCTCCCCTACCAAATGGATGGCACGATCGGGGCTCAGGCTAAGCAAACCCAAAAATTTGCCAAGGCTCTCTCCAAAGCGCTGAATCTCCCGATTGAATGGGTGGATGAACGCTTGACTAGTTTTGCGGCGGAACAACTGCTGCAAGCGGAAAATATCCAGCCCTCTCGCAACAAGGGATTGATCGATCGTAAAGCGGCTGCACTGATCCTCCAGGATTGGTTAGAGGCTCGTCGCCGTGAGTCCAGCGGATAG
- a CDS encoding response regulator transcription factor produces MAEQLLLVDDEPGLREAVQAYLEDSGFTVHTATNGDEGWDVAQRILPDLVISDVMMPQVDGYQLLKRLREDPRFQSLPVIFLTARGMTNDRIQGYDAGCDAYLPKPFDPDELVAIVKNILSRQKAAQAGSGDIENPDVAELARQIKEIKALLTQKGTLQTTAAPIHIDFTPREQSVLELVVDGLMNKEIARRLDTSVRNVEKYVSRLFTKTGTNSRTELVRFALEHGLVKPKGN; encoded by the coding sequence ATGGCAGAGCAACTTCTATTGGTAGACGACGAGCCTGGTCTACGGGAGGCCGTTCAAGCCTACCTAGAAGACAGTGGCTTTACGGTGCATACGGCAACCAACGGCGATGAAGGATGGGACGTAGCCCAGCGCATTCTGCCGGATTTGGTCATTAGTGATGTCATGATGCCCCAGGTGGATGGCTACCAATTGCTAAAACGGCTACGGGAGGATCCTCGCTTCCAATCCCTGCCCGTGATTTTCCTGACGGCGCGGGGCATGACCAACGATCGCATCCAGGGCTACGATGCCGGGTGTGATGCGTATCTGCCAAAACCCTTTGACCCCGATGAACTCGTGGCGATCGTCAAAAATATTCTGTCCCGTCAAAAAGCGGCTCAAGCGGGGTCAGGTGATATTGAAAACCCCGATGTCGCAGAATTGGCTCGTCAAATCAAGGAAATCAAAGCCCTGCTGACCCAGAAAGGCACCTTGCAGACGACCGCTGCCCCGATTCATATTGATTTCACGCCTCGGGAACAGAGCGTTCTGGAATTGGTGGTGGATGGGTTGATGAATAAGGAAATTGCCCGTCGCTTAGATACCAGTGTGCGGAACGTGGAGAAATATGTCAGTCGGTTGTTTACGAAAACAGGCACCAATAGCCGTACAGAACTTGTTCGGTTCGC
- the rpoD gene encoding RNA polymerase sigma factor RpoD has translation MTQANDVLELEFGTAAEDMEADVDLYEMDEEDEDVEDLPLDEEDEKAGKGRTSRRRAQAKKKHYTEDSIRLYLQEIGRIRLLRADEEIELARKIADLLELERTHFKLEDKLQREPSLEEWAAEVKMPIPAFRRRLHIGRRAKDKMVQSNLRLVVSIAKKYMNRGLSFQDLIQEGSLGLIRAAEKFDHEKGYKFSTYATWWIRQAITRAIADQSRTIRLPVHLYETISRIKKTTKLLSQEMGRKPTEEEIATRMEMTIEKLRFIAKSAQLPISLETPIGKEEDSRLGDFIESDGETPEDQVSKNLLREDLEGVLATLSPREKDVLRLRYGLDDGRMKTLEEIGQIFNVTRERIRQIEAKALRKLRHPNRNSVLKEYIR, from the coding sequence ATGACCCAGGCCAACGACGTACTTGAACTAGAATTTGGTACCGCTGCCGAGGACATGGAGGCAGATGTTGATCTGTACGAGATGGACGAGGAGGATGAAGATGTTGAGGATCTTCCGTTAGACGAAGAGGATGAGAAAGCTGGCAAAGGTCGGACTTCTCGCCGTCGCGCCCAGGCTAAGAAGAAGCATTACACGGAAGACTCCATTCGCCTGTACCTTCAGGAAATTGGCCGGATTCGTTTGCTGCGCGCTGACGAGGAAATTGAGCTAGCTCGGAAAATTGCTGACTTGCTAGAGCTGGAGCGCACTCACTTCAAGCTGGAAGACAAGTTGCAGCGGGAACCCTCCTTAGAAGAGTGGGCTGCAGAAGTCAAAATGCCCATCCCTGCGTTCCGCCGTCGCCTCCACATTGGCCGTCGGGCGAAGGACAAGATGGTGCAATCCAACCTGCGTTTGGTGGTTTCCATTGCCAAGAAGTACATGAACCGTGGCTTGTCTTTCCAGGATTTGATCCAGGAAGGGAGCCTTGGCTTGATTCGGGCCGCGGAAAAGTTCGACCACGAGAAGGGCTACAAGTTCTCCACCTATGCCACCTGGTGGATCCGTCAGGCGATTACTCGGGCGATCGCGGATCAATCTCGTACGATTCGTCTCCCCGTGCACTTGTACGAGACCATTTCTCGGATCAAGAAAACGACGAAGCTCCTGTCGCAGGAAATGGGTCGTAAGCCGACTGAAGAAGAAATTGCGACTCGGATGGAAATGACGATCGAGAAGCTGCGGTTTATTGCGAAGTCAGCGCAGTTGCCCATTTCTCTGGAAACCCCGATCGGGAAGGAAGAAGATTCCCGTTTAGGCGATTTCATTGAATCCGATGGCGAAACCCCCGAAGATCAAGTGTCCAAAAACTTGCTGCGGGAAGATTTGGAAGGCGTATTGGCCACCCTCAGCCCTCGGGAAAAGGATGTCCTGCGTCTGCGCTATGGTTTGGACGATGGCCGCATGAAGACCTTGGAGGAAATCGGCCAAATCTTCAATGTCACCCGCGAGCGCATTCGTCAGATCGAAGCCAAAGCGCTACGGAAGCTGCGCCATCCCAACCGGAACAGCGTCCTTAAAGAATATATTCGTTAG
- a CDS encoding chlorophyll a/b-binding protein: protein MQDTQKVTTPVVEDRNAWKFGFTPQAELWNGRLAMIGFVAALITEFVSGQGILEFLGLM, encoded by the coding sequence ATGCAAGACACTCAAAAGGTCACAACCCCTGTCGTTGAAGATCGGAATGCTTGGAAGTTTGGTTTCACCCCCCAAGCTGAGTTGTGGAATGGTCGGTTGGCAATGATTGGCTTTGTTGCGGCTTTGATTACTGAGTTTGTTTCGGGTCAAGGCATTCTTGAGTTCTTGGGTCTGATGTAA
- a CDS encoding F420-0:Gamma-glutamyl ligase has product MILKLLLAVLGIFGLAAIGLDLQYRRRAGNRLELTAGKWGLEVAEADRILLIGDLEFVNQTQRLDVMVPEIWAEATLLSKDPVEQHQVKTRIISRFPDIDPRDDGYWESDIVEVGKREPIEVQVEISGENLASLQSVWVKVHFVTYGPGGRIPRTKHIVVPLKFPDATGSKQWRSADNAELLPVKTHLLSSLDDPIEVVKRYVVPHAQPGDVVTLGESPVAIMQGRYRHYTEIQPGWLAKRLCYMFDRTSSLATACGLQTLIDIAGAPRVFFAFVVSIPFKLLPRSISKPLQVDGMFYRLAGEQANLIDDVTGTIPPYDKFVVLGPADPQGLCDRIQRETGLSAAVVDVNDLRRVKILASTSDVSEKFLTQALITNPAGNANEQTPLVLIRPTAATTTGLAVPAPNPSP; this is encoded by the coding sequence GTGATTCTCAAGCTTCTTCTGGCGGTTCTAGGGATTTTTGGGTTGGCCGCGATCGGACTGGACTTACAATATCGGCGACGGGCTGGCAATCGCCTAGAGTTAACGGCAGGGAAGTGGGGGCTAGAGGTCGCAGAGGCCGATCGAATTCTTTTGATTGGGGATCTAGAGTTCGTCAACCAAACCCAACGACTCGATGTGATGGTGCCGGAAATTTGGGCCGAAGCAACGCTCCTGTCTAAAGATCCCGTCGAGCAGCATCAGGTCAAAACACGAATTATTTCTCGATTCCCCGATATTGATCCCCGTGATGATGGCTACTGGGAAAGCGACATCGTTGAGGTTGGCAAACGGGAGCCGATCGAAGTGCAAGTGGAAATCAGTGGCGAGAATTTAGCCAGCTTGCAATCCGTTTGGGTTAAGGTGCATTTTGTGACCTACGGCCCCGGAGGACGCATCCCGCGCACCAAGCATATTGTGGTGCCCCTGAAATTTCCCGATGCCACCGGGTCTAAGCAATGGCGATCGGCGGACAATGCCGAACTGCTACCCGTCAAAACCCACCTGCTCAGTAGCTTGGATGATCCGATTGAGGTGGTTAAGCGCTACGTGGTTCCCCATGCTCAACCAGGAGATGTCGTGACCTTGGGCGAATCCCCTGTTGCCATCATGCAGGGGCGCTACCGTCACTACACTGAAATCCAACCGGGTTGGTTGGCCAAACGCCTGTGCTACATGTTCGATCGGACATCCAGCTTGGCAACGGCCTGTGGACTACAAACCTTGATTGATATTGCCGGAGCCCCCCGCGTCTTTTTTGCCTTCGTGGTCAGCATTCCGTTCAAACTGTTGCCCCGATCGATTTCCAAACCGCTCCAGGTTGATGGAATGTTCTACCGTTTAGCCGGAGAACAGGCCAATCTGATTGATGATGTAACTGGTACAATTCCGCCCTACGATAAATTTGTCGTCCTTGGCCCCGCCGATCCGCAGGGTCTGTGCGATCGCATTCAACGGGAAACCGGGCTTTCCGCTGCGGTGGTAGACGTGAATGATTTACGAAGGGTTAAGATATTAGCATCGACTTCGGACGTATCTGAAAAATTTCTCACTCAGGCTTTGATTACCAATCCGGCAGGCAATGCCAATGAGCAAACCCCCTTGGTTCTGATCCGTCCGACTGCCGCGACTACAACAGGTCTTGCTGTGCCAGCACCCAATCCCTCACCCTAA